Genomic window (Chryseobacterium bernardetii):
TCAGATCAGATGAAAGTAAATTTCAACGATTCCGGTTTACATTCCGGAAAGGTTTTAATTACAGCAAAGGATATTAACTTTAGCTACGGTGAAGACAAAATCTGGAAAGAAAATCTCGATATTGAAATAAGAAGTGGAGACAGGATCTCCATTAAAGGATCCAATGGTTCAGGAAAAACAACCCTTATCAAACTTTTGCTGGGAAAGATACAGCCTTCTGTAGGAAACATCAACATTGCTGAATTCAATAGTATTTATATTGACCAGGAATATTCATTAATTGATAATGAACAGACCTTGTATGATTTTGTACAAACATTTAATGATAGCGTTTTACAAGAATCAGAAGTGAAGACATTGCTGTCAAGGTTTTTATTCAGTAAGCATACATGGGATAAAAAATGTGCGGCTTTAAGCGGTGGAGAAAGGCTGAGGCTGCTTCTGTGCGGGCTTTCCGTCAGTAATAAAGCCCCTGATATGATAATCCTGGATGAACCAACCAATAACCTGGATTTACAGAATGTGGAAATTCTTACCAGTTCCATCAAAGATTATCATGGAACTTTATTGGTGATTTCCCATGATGTAATTTTTCTGGAGGAGATTGGGGTGAGTAGTGAGGTTTCATTAGGGTAAAAAATAATGAAGATTTCGTCCTGTTTGTCATTCCGCAGAAATCCAAAAGGTTTCTGTGGAATGATAATTATTTAATTTTGGATAATGTCCAGTCAAATTAAATATTGTATTGGAGCAGATGAATAACATTTCAGTTTGTATACTTTCATAAATTATTAAAAACAATTAATAGTAGGGGAAGATCACTGTCATGTTAAGATTGTATAAGCCTTAATTACTTTCAGAAATCTTATTGATAGAATTAATATACTCTCGGGGTGTGACTCCTTGTATTTGTTTAAAACAGCGGTTAAATGTAGATTGATTAGAAAATCCGGCATCTGAATAAATATAGAGTAAAGTAACTTTTTTCAGATCCACGTTGCTCATTTTATTTTTGATATACTCTATTCTTAATGTATTGATATAATGATTAAAATTATTATAGTTATTATAATGAATTGCTTTAGATATGTAGGAAGGATTTACTCCTACAACGGCAGATAATTTGGAAAGGCTGAAATCGGAATCTTTAAAAAGCTCTTTCACTTTAATTTCTTCATCAATTTTGATAAATAACCCTTCAAGTAACTGGTCATCAAGTGATATTTCTTTATAGTTTTTTACAGTAGGGATCTGATTACTGTTTAATAGCTCTAATATATTAAACATTTCTATTTTTTTTATTTTTTCCCGATAATACAGTAATAAAACAATCACCCATAAATTTACCGTATATACCAGAAGATCTGATATAACGATCTCATTGCGGGAATAATTTCTCATGTTAAATTGAACAACACCATTGATGGCAATTGCAATAGATATCAGGATGATTATATAAATGCTGTATAAATACACATCTTTTTTAGTAAGAAAAATATGAGCAGCCAGAGGTATCGGAAGAAACCATGTAATATTCACTATTGTATATTTCCAAAAAATAATCAGTAAAAAAAGAGAATATAATGGAGCTATAAACATGTAAAGCCTTACCAGTACTGAAATATTATTATTTTTTTTTATGATTAGTAATATACTTGAAGTCAAAACGAATCCGACAAGTGCGTATTTTACTATAAAACGATCAGGAATGAAGAGTTTAAATAGGATTATATACAATATCAGTGCAGCTATCATCGACCTCATATAGTTGATAACTAAGTTTCTTTTTTCTATTTCTATCCCTTTTTTATAGACAATATTAATCATGATTTTACTGTTACTAGTTATTTATTGAATATGACTTATGTAAGTTGTTGAAAATTAAATATTTGTGTTAAATAAATGATTTGTTGATATTTCATTTAAATAGAGATATAACCTGTTTTATCAATATCTATCTTTGAAAAAAACAATCCAATCATTGCATTATGCTGCAAAGTTATATAATCTGGATGCAGATTTACTAATTAAAATTTAAATTTTTGGTAA
Coding sequences:
- a CDS encoding helix-turn-helix domain-containing protein, which encodes MFNILELLNSNQIPTVKNYKEISLDDQLLEGLFIKIDEEIKVKELFKDSDFSLSKLSAVVGVNPSYISKAIHYNNYNNFNHYINTLRIEYIKNKMSNVDLKKVTLLYIYSDAGFSNQSTFNRCFKQIQGVTPREYINSINKISESN